TGGTGGGAGATGGTTCCAGTACCTGAAATCAGTTATGACGGCTGAGTTCGGTGTTTGTTTTGTGGGTTTGGTGTTTGCAGGATGAGTCCTTATTGTTTGAGAAATTTTGTTACGATGCATGCCATAATCATTAGCATCATCATGACTATCATCAAAAGATTTCTTCTTGCCCTCAAAGTGGTAACCAGCTATTTTCCTAGGCCTATCCTTGATGCCATGAACTTGCTTTCCAGTTGTAGCCTTATTCTGTACAAATATAAATAGAATCAGGATATAATACAACCACCAATATTAACAAAGAAACTGCTTCccaacaaattttattatacaaGTCAAATATGATTTGTTTGTGTCCTACAGCAAAACCAAACAAGAGGTTGAACTGTGGAATTTGAGTGAGTTTGGTCGGATGTAATGAGAAGTTTGGTTATGACTAATGAGTAGTTTGTTTCAAAATTGAGATTGAATTGATATGAGAATTAGGTTAAAATTATGTGAATGCTGAGTAAGGTTTAGCTTGTCCGGGTTAAATAGCAGTGTCTGCATTCAAATTTTCTGTTTGGTTGGTTGTAGTAAAAAAACATGTTAAGAACTACGGCGGTGGTTTAGAAGTACCGCCTACCAAGTGATCACTGCCTGGGCCCGGGAGGTTATACTACTTGATCAGCactaatttttttgaacttctAAATTCTTGAATAGATGGAGCAATGCCTTTGAGTCACTATTTGGCACATTTAAGCTTCAGAATATTTTCTGCTCAATTGTTGAAAACTCTATGATAATTTTGGGACAAAAAGGAGCTAAGAAAAACAAGCTTAATATTGAACAAAAATTGATGTGATACTCGAGCTCGTTATATATTTGTGTAGGACACTAGTTTAGATTACATCAAAATGAATTGAATGTGTAAATATAAACAGAATCAGACATAGTTCTAACCTTATTAGGAGATATTTGCAGAGCACTTGGATTTGAAGAATATGCTGTCATGGCATCTTCAGATAATTCTAAAATTTCATAATCTTGTGTTCTTGAGCGTTTCATGTTTAGGTGGATGTTTAGACTCGGGCGTATTAGAATAtgtgatataaatatatgtgcTTGTTTGGAGAGGTTGTGTTAAATTTAGTAGACCAACTGAATTACAATTGTGGAGTTGTATAGTCAGAAGGAGTTGAATTTTTATCATTGTGCACCACATGACTCATAGTACAGTTAGGAGTTTTTAAAGTTAATCTTGTTTTTTTAAtcgtaaaatattttataaacatacttctataatttttaactttaaaatatataattttgatcaaTGGCCGTCTCTATTGAACCAAATATGGCACGTGAACTTTTAAGTGAAGTTATGAGGTCAGGCCTTTGACCTGATATAATCGTGATTTGAACACTGCATCTGTTTATTCTTAGTAGTCTAGCTTTTGTAACTAACATTTGGAGGCTTGTTTAAAGAATGCAAAAGTGATTATAGTACTAATTACTATTCTAAAGTCATGTTATACTTTAAATTATTCCTCTTATGGCCAATCTTCTATTTAAGCACCTCCATCCTCTCTTCTTCCTTCAACAAACTCAGTAGTATTCATATTTCTTTAGTTTGTTGTGGCAACTGGAGTAAATGCAGACCGAGAGAGCGCGTTGTGCCGGATATTGAAGGACTACAAGGGTTCGGAGGAGAGGTTATCCATGCTTAAGAATAGAAACCTGGTGAAAATACAGAGGAAAAAAAGGTCTTGGTTGTGGTGTGGAAATTGAGGCATGGAAGTATCAGCTGATCATTGTGCAACCACAATGCTAGATCATGAGTCGTAGTTCAAAGCTCAGTAAGTCATCAATGTTAGTCTCATCTCCCTGTCTAACATTCAGAACTGGATACTACATTAGAATATAATCTAATCGCGTAGATTTTTCTGTTCCCCAGGTTCAAAAGGCCATTAAGTGGACCTTTGGAGCTGAAGAACACGCGTGGAAGAGACCTGTTCTTGACATTCATGGCTCACGATGGTCCTACAGCTAATCCTTTTTGAAGGCATGCTCCTACAGCTAATCTCGATGGTCTAATCCAACTATAACCGGTTTCTTAATCCAGACACAGGAGAACCAGAGAAGTCATTTTAATCCAGAAATGTAAACATACTAAACTGTAGGAATTAAGGCCTGATTCAATTTCACTCCAGAATGTAAACATACTAAACTGTAGTAATTGAGGCCTGATTCAATTTCACTCCAGAATCTTTGTAGAGAGATAGTATTTAAGATGGCCAGAAATTTATACAGATTTTGAAAATGCGACTCAGTTTTCTTTGTCTTCACCATGTACAGCATACAGACCCTTCCCTGCCATTCACTATGTTCCCATAACCTGTGACCTTACTTCACACATCGGGTTCGAGCACCTACTATATAATCCGATTCCCCTATACACagtattagaatataatatgatcctgttAAGCCcttctctaacaccttgagattttaggagaattggtcacttaacatggtacAGGGCAATATTTCATCACAGATGTTTATGCGCCAAGTATTAGGGGCTTAGAACCAGATTGCTAGTAATATACAACTAAAATTTCTTTAAGATTAGGAATGCTAGTACAAGTATGATACACAATGTTACAAAAGCTtgagataaatataaatatcgatTACAGCAAAAGCATAAGCATGATCAACACCACCCATTAGACTTCTTCAATCTCATCCAATGCATAGTTGTTTGTTGATACACCTGCATAGTTCACTTTCTTGAACCGCACCACAACTGGATATTGCGTTTTCGGGTCCTGCAGATCACAGAGATGTTAAAATCAACACAACATTTAGCCatttaattatgttaatataatttaattaaccAGGGAAATTTACTTGATCAACAGCTACAACTGATCCAGTGCCTTTGTACCAGTAGGATTCCTTGCTCAGAATCTTCACGTGTCCAATTCCAGGTTCACAAAAATCAGGACTCATGCATGCACTGCTCGGACTTTCTACATCTTGTTACACTTCACTAAAATACGGACGTATCCACTAGACTATGACAGACACGTtgtaaaattagtaaaaaaaaaatattaaactaaaaaatgctACTTGAGCGCGATTATTCCTGAAAGTAACAAAAATGTTTTAGAAGTGAACCATATCTTGAAATTATGTGAAAAAACCCACAAATGACTTAAAAAATTTAGAGTCAGGTCATTAGGAAACTTTTACATGATGAAGGTATCATCAATACCATGGCAGGTGCTTCCCTTGTGACAAAAGATCACATGAAACATTTATTCAGCAATTTGTTACACCCTGCTTTTCCAATTCATTTGGCACTATAATAGCCAATTGTATTGATAATTAGGAATTTGTTACACCCTGCTTTTCCAATTCATTTGGCACTATAATAGGCAATTGTATTGATAATTAAACTGTCATGCCAGAAGAATTTATTTCATCTGTAagctgaaatatttttttgatgcaCCAAGCTGTCTCTTAGCTATATAATTCACAATTCATTTGAGCATAATTCCATAGGTCATCACAGATAAGTTGAGCAAATATAAAAAGATCAGTTTGAAAATATGTAATCAATTTCTTACACCCTGGTTTTCCAATGCATTTGGCAGCAGAATAGGCAATTCTATTGATAATTAAACTCTCATGTCAGAAGaaattatttcatttgtaaggtgaaatatttttttgatgcaCCAAGCTGTCTGTTTTATTGAAGGAAAATCCTGAAGCCAGTGCGTCATCTGTAAATACTTTTAATCATAGATATCCGTcatatataaattgaaaaaataatcacATCCTGGCAACATCCTGACATTGTATGACACcaaatgtattaaaataaagACTCATGCAAATGAAATAAAACCAGGGTACAGTAAACCAGAGAAACTGTGATGGAGAGTATAATGTAAACTTTAACATGGAAATAGGGGGAAAAACCTTATATATCAAAGTCATATGATAGTCTGTAATCTCAATTTTTTCCAGATTTGAAACATGAATAACTCTAATAATACTACGcttatcaataataataataatggtaGATTTTTAAGAACCTTTCTGTAATTTCCAAAAATGCCAGATTAAGTCTTAGAACGTCGGCTCTTGTTTTCAGACTTTCCCTTTGTACCAGAATTTGCTGGTGGAATCTGATCTCCATTCATTGTATCCCTCGGAGCATCATGATATTGTTTGACTTCTAAAAAGCTCTTTGATGTATTTTCTGGATTAGGTAGAAGTTGGTCTGAATTTTTATGATCATCTGGTGTTTTTCTCTTGTTCTGAAGGTGACGTTTGGATGGTTCCTTGGTTTGATGGGCCAAGTTATGTTCTGGCTTGTCTTCGAAAGAATCAATTTTTGAAATGGCAGTTGGTCTTGTCATTTCCACTTCTTCTATGTCCGTCACTGTGAACCCTTCTCTATGCTGAACTGTATTGTATTGATTCAGTTTTAGCTTAAATATGCAGGTCTTGCCCACCATGTTATTTAAAACCGATGGAATAATCTCTGGGGTTGCGTTCTGTAGCACGAGAACCAACATAtataatgattaaaaaatataatacaattgTATTAAGGGAAGCATTTATAACGGGTTATAAAGTTGAATACCTGGTCAGTGTTGAGTAAATGTTGTGCTGAGACTTTTATTAGTTGCATGACATGTCTATCAAATATGACAAACGACGTATCAGAAGTTGAATCCTGAACTGCAAGTGTTACTTTATATACCGGTATTGGTTTTGTTTCATCCGAACATTTGATACATTGGGCGAAGTCATTCAATTTTTTGCCGCACTTGTTGCACCCAGTATAATACCATCCATGGGCGGGAAATAAGCCAATCACCGTTGCTTTAGTATAGAATTCAATAAACTGCACATTAAATTAACAACATACAATGTGTATTGTGAATAAATAAGCCTTCTGGTATAGTTTGCAACATCAGTGACGAAAAGTATGCTTGTTATTTCTTACATTTTTTCCATCCGGTAGTTGTGCTTCAAACAGTTCTGCTATTGGAACAGTTTCAACATTCGCCGTCATCGGTTGGTCCTGGGTCCTCATAGATGGCACAAGTGTGGGTATTATAGTATTTTCCAATTTAGTACTTTCACGGAGTGTTGTGACAGCTTCGTGGTCAATGTTGAAAAAGTACTGTGTTGAACTGCTTGACCACAACACAATTTCTCCTACAAAGTTGCGAGATGACAGTGATTAAGATTATATGAGCTATTATTAAGAAAAGTTTGAAAACAATTGAATTGTTACCTCTGACAAGTCTAGTGGAAGTTCCAGTTATGATAACGACGACATTTGGCTGGTTGTACTCATTTTTCCGGTTGAGGAAATCAAATGCTTGATTCTCCCACAGTGTGAGTGTTATCTCATCCCTGAAAGAGAAATAGTAATATCCATGTATAAAGAAGATTTCTTAACCATGTTAATTGTTATGTATACCAATGTATATTTTTTGGGTTGAAATTCTTGCACGTGTGTAATAAAAACCAACCTTTCGTCTGAGAGGACAATATCTAATGACTTCTTCCCGCTTTTTGCAGTTTGTATATCGGTATAATCTTTCAACTTTCCCACAacatctaaaaaaaaaatatgtatatgagtATTCTATAGAACTAAATGATGCTTTTGTGCTTGAGTATTTCAAAGTATTCAAAAAAGGCTAGTACTAACGGATGTATGAGTTACTACCTATAAGAGTTACAACATCTCCGAGTCTTCCTCTTGCCTGTGCGAAAGTCTTCAGGCCAAATTGAAGCATAGGTATAGCTGGTACATCGCCAAGTTTCTTGACATTGGTCTTTCGATGGAAGTTAATAGCATACTCTCCCGGCACAGGCCTGTAAGTGTCGGGCGCAGGGACTACATCATAGTCTGAGATCAAGTATACAGTTCCAAGTTGCAGTCTTTTTGAGAAATCTGCTATCAAACCAAACTGCAGTGGCCCGGCCTGGAATTGGGTTCCCTGCACAGTGTGTGTGTTGTATTAAGATGTTTTCCAAGTCAATTTTCCATATAGATTGGGACaacaaacacatacatatataataaggaATAAAACAAACCTCTTTGTccataatgatataatatataataaggaATAAAACAAACCTCTTCGTCAATAATGATATAAGTTTTGGTTGTGGCATATGTCGCTCCTGCTTTTCTCCCTTCCCAttctcttgaaattctaacTTTAATGAATTCTGTTCCTCTTCCAAGAGTTAGTTCCTTCAATAATCTGCATGCCTCCATTACTGTGTTTGATGATTCGGGTTTTTGCTTTCTTTGGTTGCTAGGAGGTGGTTTGGTTAGAGTTAGAAGAAGCCTCGTGCAAAAGGGAATTTATATATAGATAAGAGAATAGATGAGATTGATTTTAGTTAGGACTATAAATATGAAGTTCAGCATAATTCTATTTGACGTCTAACACATTTGAAGTTCTGGGAAACTATAATTTGAGAGGTATTAGGTTTATAATTTTCAGCAGTACCAGTATTTatgctattttatttttatagctAAATTAGTTTTATGTAgcatacatttattttaaatttggaaaaatatatttaattttatatactgaatatttaatttatctaaatgtaaattatttttcgaCAAACATCTTGTTACATgtttttaacatatataaatcaatTGTATAAATATCATATTAGGTATTATCACATTAAATACAAAATCAGATATTTTTAATAGTAATTTGTTCATATTTCTTTTATCTTATTTAGAAatgttgatattttatttatcgGTTAAGACGAAAATATAGTTTTGGAGATTTAATTATGGTTTTGGAGATTCTTGTTATGTGTTTTTAACATATAAAACTGGATAGGAATTATGACATTAAATACaaacattcatattttatttatgttaatcTGTTAAATgctattatttgtttatttgaaaatggtgatattttatttattgccGAAAAAGAAATATCACTTTTGGAAAAATTTTATTAGTTATAAcgaatgaaaatataatattttaagaaaaatatatttttacgtgtttttaacatatataattgaaTTGTATAAATATGATGTTAGGTATTAtcacattaaatataaatattgatattataatttaattcttaacaccattttattattattttagtattaatgaattggagAGCCAACAAGACATGATTAGCAGCAGAGGGAAGAACCTGAGTACCCCATAGAGCACTCACTTTGCGAGTACTGAGCACTTACTTAGCTGTGCAATGTAAGATTCTTTCAAACCAATCAGCCCCAAATTGAAGGATTCAGTCTTGTTATGAACAGGGGGAACCTGTGTTTAGGCAGGTGTAAGATTATCATTCTTCAAGTTGGGAGCTGCTATGAGATATGACTGAAATACCTGTATAAAAAGATCTCCTGATCAGAAGGTAGGTAATGTTTAAAGGGTGAGCACAAGCATTCGCAGGCCAGCACAAAAATCTGGCTGTGCCGCGCAAAGTCCCGTTGATTCTCCTGCACAATTAGTGAAATGGCATCAAGCAAAACTTAGAAGAACCTCCTCTGGGTTATACACTCCATGCATTGTGTATCAGGTATCACATATATCAGGTGGATACTGTTATGGACTCTATGGAGTGTTCATGCTCTTCCTGCTATAGGATTTGCTGACTTGTAATAACAATATATACAAACCAACCCCAAGCAGCTGGTATACTCTTTTAGTGCTTGTAAAcaacaaagaaagaaaaaaaagagaaacaaaGATTGTATGTAGAAATCATAGGCTATGTTGAAGTCATTGTCAACTACTGGTAACAATCCAACTGATCTATATAATCATCTGCTATATGTAGTAGTCCTAAAATGAAATTCCATAAGTAAATAATATTAGCAAGACGGAAGAATGAATCCGCGGAATTCCCAAAAAAAACGAAGCTAATTTATTTTTAGCATCACAAGTTGGCAAAAATCTCATGATAAACGACATTTTTCGTCATGCCAACAAATGGGTGAGTTTCATTTTCACACACTATATGCAACCCCAATGGTGTTGTTACTCTCGATATCGCCACATAAAACTGTCCATGGCTGAAAACTGGTCTAGGCAAATATAAGCCAACATATTTAAGCGTTTGTCCTTGGCTTTTGTTTATCGTCATTGCATAACAGAGTGATACGGGAAATTGAACTCTTTTGAGTGTAAAAGGAAGTGTTGTGTCTGACGGCCGCATACAAATACGTGGGATGAAAGCCTTCTGACCAATATGATTGCCGGTAACTATGACAGCTTCTATAACTCGGGCACATAATTGAGTGACAATTAATCGTGTTCCGTTGCACAATCCCTTGCTAGGAGCCAGATTCCTTAACAGAACAATTGGAGCTCCAATTTTGAGCTCGAGCTGATGATTAGGTACTCCTGCTATTCTTAAAGAATTCAAATATTCTGATGTGTACATGGTTTCCATTGATTCATAATTAACCGTGCTTTTACAAACTGAATCCACGCTTCGATATATTTTGGACTGGCCTGCAAACAATCCAATTGAAGTTAAATTGGAGTAGTGTAACATATGTATGAAATAGTAGTGAACATAAATTTGAAGCAGCAAAAGGAATTCTATATAAAACTGAAAAAAGACAATTagcttttgtcaaaaaaaaaaatacaattagcTGATTAACAACTtgttttttcccaaacacttctTACTTTTCTTCGGCATTTCACATGTCACTCTAATTCTGAATTAAAACCAGCAGTTGGCCTCTGAAACTGCATAATATTTAGGACATTGGCCCAAATATAATTTACGTAAAGATATAGCTATAGATAACCCCATTGGAGTATATATTGATCTTCTTTGgctaaaattttacataatcattTTGGCCAATCAATATAGCTAACCATTATACATATATTCTTTGGATAGCTTCTCTAAGGGTCCCTTCTCTAGTAGAGATGGTGAAGGAGAGGATCAGAAAAGTAATGCAAAGATTTAAGCAATACGATGATCATACAAGATGGAGTTTAAACAATGTAAGAGAAAGCGTAAATAAACTTATAACTAAATCAACAAACCTAGAAGCAAACTATTGACGACCAAACAATTAGTTGCCTATCTCAAGCTTAGATATTATATGCAGACACAAATATTCCTTCTAACCAAGCCTGTATAAATTAGTGGATTATTCTCACTATAGCTAGAATGGACGGTATAACAACTGAAAGTGTTGAGAGCCGTGGTGAGTGAAAGGCTTGCTTTTCTTTGAATAAGAACTAAATTTTATGGATGGATCATAATTTACAGATTGATAAAATTGCTGGTGGAGTTAGACTTGGCTTCAGTGTGATTGAAGATGAAATTACTGATGTTCCAGTGCATATAGATTGCTTAGTTTATCCCCCTACTGATGGTGTCATTCCAGTTTACCGAGCTGTAAGAAATGGACCAAAGAAAGATCAAACAGCTCCTGGGGAGCAAAGGATCATGAAAAGCCTTCTAGCTGCCCTGAAAAAATCAGTCGAAATAGCCAGACTTTGAAGCAAGCCATTATGTTGGTTGTAATAATGCATTTCCTCTGTAGTATTATGGGGGTGTTCGGCAATTCttatttatcataaataagTACTTGTCTCAATTGACTAAGGTTTGAAATAGTTTATTCTTAACTGTATAAGAACCAGCCGGGGCTAGGTAAATTTTCTCCCTAACATTCGGAGTTTAACCAGCCCCTACCCTGGGGCTATGTGATATGATAAAGAAGGGATAACAGTTTTATTTTTCTGGTTTTGAACAGGTTTTTGACATATTAATCTACTTAAACTAACtataataaaatcaattaaCCACAATAAATTATCAAACAGCTTCCATAAAACATTGATAAAGGTGATTTTTTACTGACCTGTAAATCTTTTCATGACCTCTTTGTTAATAAGATCAACGTCTTCATTCAATGGAGTCAAGATAGCACGGTCCCTGAAATATCCTGAATCATTAGAGCTGTTGCATAATTCACCATACACAGCATCAATAATAGCCTTTTTCCCATCATCTCCAGGATCAAGGTTCAATTCTGAAGGAATCTCTATCCAGCATGGTTCATTACCCTCAACAGATGGTACTGTTGGCACGACCCCATCGCCAACACTAACAACCCAATCTGCATATGGTACCTGCTGTCCTGAAATTGTCACTGGTGGAACATCAGATTCTATTCGCATATTTTTATCCAGTTTAAAAACCTTACAATAATCCCATAAGTATGACTTGTTAATAGATGCCATCACAATGTCTTCACGGCCTTTTCGGGGCAGCACAGGAAGTATCTGCCTGAAATCACCACCTAATAAGACTGTCTTCCCTCCAAACGGTTTAGTCAGGTTATTCTCATCTTTATGTCGCATAAGATCACGGATTGACCTGTCAACAGCCTCAAAAACATGTTTATGGTTCATTGGGGCTTCGTCCCATACTATCAAATCAGATTGTACAATCAGTTCTGCCAGAAATGACTGTTGTTTTATGTCACACGTGCTATTCTCATCAATGTCAATCGGTATTTTAAATCTTGAATGTGCAGTCCGGCCTCCCTCAATTAGGAGCGAAGCAATGCCAGAAGATGCAACTGCAAGTACTATTTTTCCTTCAGATCTGAGAGTGTTAATTATAGTCTTCCATAAAAAGGTCTTTCCAGTGCCACCATACCCGTATACAAAGAATAGCCCCCCTTTCTCACAGATGACATTGTTAATGacattatcaaaaatatctgcctgTTTGTCATTTAACATCTCGCGACATTTCTTTCCTTCAACTGCTAATGCATGCCTGTCATACATATTTTCTTCGTACAACAGAGTGTTTGTGCTTTGTCGTTGTAAATCTCGATCTAGTTTTGGTAAGGTTGGGAAATCTGCTAAAGTCTTACCTCTTTTTCGTAGTTGCAAGTCAACATCATATAGCGTTAGGCTCTCAAGTTGCTCGTCATTTATAACAAAAGCACGATTTGGAAAATGTTTTCTTTGTCTGTGCTCAATATCATCAGAAAAAGATTTCCAATGCTTGTCCCATAATGCTCTAACATCCGAGAtatcacaaaataataatagCGTAACAAATAACTCACGCAATTGAGCTCCGGTTTGGTGGGTGGAAGCATCTGTAATTGCAGTGTGCCATTCATCATCACATTCCAAAAGACCATGGTGAAAGCAAGCTTCTTTGTAGGTGTTGTACACTACACCATTAACTGTGCGAACATCCTCAAAAGATGTTGCACCCTTCACAATGTTCAACAACATTCTTAGATAAAACCTTTCACCTGCGATGGGAAAACAATGGGCAAATTACTCTACAAATAACATAGATGGTTGAAAATGATCATTTTTACATTGCAATAAATGTACATACCAGCGGTGGGGTGGACATACACCATGCGACCAATTACACACATCTTTTTCTTTCGCCGCTGCCATATTTTTCCGGTGTTATCCCAAAAGTATTTTTCAGGGAACTCAACAAAGGTTAAATCCCTAGCAGCTGGATCTTCTCGATTTACTCGAAACCACTGAATGAACATAGTTGCATTAGGGTCTATTCTGTCCACAACTGTCGTCAAAGTCTCGTCTTCTCGAAAGTAAACTTGTTGTTCATTCTCTAAATGAAACACTAATTTTATAACAACCGGTTTGTGATGGTGAATAGGAAATTCAAATATACGCCAACACGCCTCTGCAGAAGAAAGATAGCGGCATGAAACATATTCTTCCACCTCATTAACATTGACAATTTGTTTAGTGTCATTGGTAACTACAGCATTAGCTGTCTCAACAACGACAGTTGCTCTGTCTGGACCTTTATTCACGTATTTAAACATATACTTGATCAAACGCCCCTGATTACACCATTCAATGTTTATATGAGCCTGATACTTCACAAGAAGACCCCTGTTGTATGGAACAACAAACCTGGAGATTgatatacaatataaataagTTAGGCAGGTAGAATTACAAACCATATAGTTCTATTAACTTACTGATATGTAAAATGAGAACCTGTTGTCAATttcaatatctttttctttGAAGTGTACAGTATGCTTGTGATCCCGACGTCTGTAGACTGCATAACCGTTGGAgtcaattgtagtttcatttgtgAATTCTTTCGGATAGTATTTGGTACATTTTCCATCCTTCATGCACGGGCACTCTATGTTGTATGCTCCACATGGGCCATGGATCATATGCCTTGAAACAGCATCATAACCAATTTCATCACTTTCTTTGTCAGGAATTTCAGCACATATTAACTGGTCAATGTCATCAGTTGAGTGACACTTGTCAGATTCCTCAAGCCACACAATTATATGTGCATGGGGTAAGCCCCTTTTCTGAAATTCAATGGTATATGCAACTGCAAAGGAAACATAATCACGAGTGAGTGAACATTTATGTCAATAATTTATTCTTcaaatagaaaaattaaaagaaattgtGAATGATGAAGCTGTTTCTGCTCAGGTATATTGGCAGACTCTTTATCATCTTATGGCATTCTTTATATATGACTATTTGTGAACTGTGTTTATGCTCTTATCAACACTACTCTTCCATCTTGTTGGGTCAAATAAATTGGAAGATGTGgggcttttttttttcctgcaaCTAAATAAGAATTACACTAGATAGATG
This genomic window from Daucus carota subsp. sativus chromosome 7, DH1 v3.0, whole genome shotgun sequence contains:
- the LOC108192562 gene encoding uncharacterized protein LOC108192562 isoform X4, producing the protein MEHDEERWEKFKEDQWKRLRDIEEQSVPKMTDLEILAGKRRIKLQAGSRHNVSKNYSHVVGDYNIVTSLPVTSETLDNMESEISKKQHQHTQKRRERTGKKDDLNLNTSLSNSEYLRKIESEAREKKDERNKKRREKYRAQKEASKQDGLNLEIEARKKHDQLNQKRRAKYKAQKQTAGKDSAILSPVWLTFLAEQREARNKKRRSQYQNAEQREAQNKKRRSQYQNVGTEKREERKNKRHQAYRKENEEHNVECDASKVIVRTPQKFAALPLVSKRMRNKIKSNKAKFASSNLILDIGSADKICCHCGALMWRFEQTEKEYLLKSNKFSLCCGNGKVRLPLLRETPSELKALLDRSNPKRTMFQNNIRMYNNAFGFTSVGANMDKSINNGRGPFVYRIHGVLYHQIGSLFAEESKKPVFSQIYMYDNQEQVSKHMNFPNSEEPLDSEITECLSVMLHRVNALVDIYRQVRDRYKESEVIPGKLRLIANRDTDGRESNVPTNAYDFAGLVANSNLADDRDIVVHPHDGFLHRISVLHPCYMSLQYPLLFPWGEDGFRIDILHSGVSEKSGNKRDVVTIREYYCYRLQYRDAEGHTLIGGGRLFLQFVVDAWACIEHTRLTWVLTHQTILRSDLYNNVVDSVNKGDTNASTIGKRIVLPSSFTGSPRYMQQNYQDCMAICRKFGSPDLFITFTCNPQWPEIKEYCDKVPHCIPADRPDVMARVFKIKLELLLEDLTDNHVLGKVIGVAYTIEFQKRGLPHAHIIVWLEESDKCHSTDDIDQLICAEIPDKESDEIGYDAVSRHMIHGPCGAYNIECPCMKDGKCTKYYPKEFTNETTIDSNGYAVYRRRDHKHTVHFKEKDIEIDNRFVVPYNRGLLVKYQAHINIEWCNQGRLIKYMFKYVNKGPDRATVVVETANAVVTNDTKQIVNVNEVEEYVSCRYLSSAEACWRIFEFPIHHHKPVVIKLVFHLENEQQVYFREDETLTTVVDRIDPNATMFIQWFRVNREDPAARDLTFVEFPEKYFWDNTGKIWQRRKKKMCVIGRMVYVHPTAGERFYLRMLLNIVKGATSFEDVRTVNGVVYNTYKEACFHHGLLECDDEWHTAITDASTHQTGAQLRELFVTLLLFCDISDVRALWDKHWKSFSDDIEHRQRKHFPNRAFVINDEQLESLTLYDVDLQLRKRGKTLADFPTLPKLDRDLQRQSTNTLLYEENMYDRHALAVEGKKCREMLNDKQADIFDNVINNVICEKGGLFFVYGYGGTGKTFLWKTIINTLRSEGKIVLAVASSGIASLLIEGGRTAHSRFKIPIDIDENSTCDIKQQSFLAELIVQSDLIVWDEAPMNHKHVFEAVDRSIRDLMRHKDENNLTKPFGGKTVLLGGDFRQILPVLPRKGREDIVMASINKSYLWDYCKVFKLDKNMRIESDVPPVTISGQQVPYADWVVSVGDGVVPTVPSVEGNEPCWIEIPSELNLDPGDDGKKAIIDAVYGELCNSSNDSGYFRDRAILTPLNEDVDLINKEVMKRFTGQSKIYRSVDSVCKSTVNYESMETMYTSEYLNSLRIAGVPNHQLELKIGAPIVLLRNLAPSKGLCNGTRLIVTQLCARVIEAVIVTGNHIGQKAFIPRICMRPSDTTLPFTLKRVQFPVSLCYAMTINKSQGQTLKYVGLYLPRPVFSHGQFYVAISRVTTPLGLHIVCENETHPFVGMTKNVVYHEIFANL